In a single window of the Rhineura floridana isolate rRhiFlo1 chromosome 3, rRhiFlo1.hap2, whole genome shotgun sequence genome:
- the LOC133382038 gene encoding lysozyme C, milk isozyme-like: MKVLALTFLCLLIAVNEAKVFEKCELAAFFKQHGLDGYYGHSLGNWICTAYHESRYDSGAVGPPNTDGSRDYGILQINSRWWCDNGQGETANGCRISCDAFTNDDIIDDIECAKTVVRDPQGMDAWVAWKNHCKGRDLSEWTHGCSL; this comes from the exons ATGAAGGTCCTGGCCCTCACCTTCCTCTGCCTCCTCATTGCAGTGAATGAAGCCAAAGTGTTTGAGAAATGTGAACTGGCGGCGTTTTTCAAACAGCATGGGCTGGATGGATATTATGGCCACAGCCTGGGCAACT GGATCTGCACGGCATATCATGAGAGCAGATATGACAGCGGTGCTGTGGGGCCACCAAACACGGATGGCAGCCGTGACTATGGGATTCTTCAGATAAACAGCCGCTGGTGGTGTGACAATGGACAGGGTGAAACAGCGAATGGCTGCAGAATCTCCTGTGATG CTTTCACAAATGATGACATCATAGACGATATTGAGTGTGCCAAGACTGTTGTCCGTGACCCCCAAGGGATGGATGCCTG GGTTGCTTGGAAGAACCATTGCAAAGGAAGAGATCTGTCAGAGTGGACACATGGCTGCAGCCTCTGA